The following coding sequences lie in one Leucobacter allii genomic window:
- a CDS encoding AI-2E family transporter: protein MDEQKPGDGVPPATANAAQELPLGVRVAAAWSWRLILIGIAVAGVLWLIVQVRIIVIPLLVAILLTALLAPVVHWFERRGAPRWLGVVTALALFAAAVWVLVTLIVTQLRNGFDDVARRSEEVWWELLKWAEANFGFSAKELGGFVDQLLTTVNNHQNELWSGALGVATTAGQLVTGLLLTLFSLIFLLIDGRRIWNWVLGFLPARAHAPLDAAGRAGWVSVGQYVRVQIFVAFVDAVGIGAGAAILGVPLAIPIAILVFLGSFIPFLGAITTGALAAFVALVYNGPVNALVMLGVVILVNQIEGHVLQPLVMGSAVRVHPLGVVLAVSTGALLAGIPGALFAVPLAASANAIVNTLVKKEWEPGTDPVADYHQRDQVHHRARRRARALARLRRKEG, encoded by the coding sequence GTGGATGAGCAGAAACCAGGCGACGGGGTTCCGCCCGCGACCGCGAACGCCGCGCAGGAGCTCCCGCTCGGCGTGCGCGTGGCCGCGGCGTGGTCGTGGCGCCTGATCCTCATCGGCATCGCGGTGGCCGGCGTGCTCTGGCTCATCGTGCAGGTGCGGATCATCGTGATCCCGCTCCTCGTCGCGATCCTGCTCACGGCCCTGCTCGCCCCGGTCGTGCACTGGTTCGAGCGCCGCGGGGCGCCGCGCTGGCTCGGCGTCGTCACCGCGCTCGCGCTGTTCGCCGCGGCCGTGTGGGTGCTGGTCACCCTCATCGTCACGCAGCTGCGCAACGGCTTCGACGACGTCGCCCGCCGCTCCGAGGAGGTGTGGTGGGAATTGCTGAAGTGGGCCGAGGCGAACTTCGGCTTCTCCGCGAAGGAGCTCGGGGGCTTCGTCGACCAGCTGCTCACCACCGTCAACAACCACCAGAACGAGCTCTGGAGCGGCGCGCTCGGCGTCGCCACGACGGCCGGCCAGCTCGTCACCGGGCTGCTGCTCACCCTGTTCTCGCTCATCTTCCTGCTCATCGACGGCAGGAGGATCTGGAACTGGGTGCTCGGCTTCCTCCCGGCTCGCGCGCACGCGCCGCTCGACGCGGCCGGTCGCGCCGGCTGGGTGTCGGTCGGGCAGTACGTGCGCGTGCAGATCTTCGTCGCGTTCGTCGACGCCGTCGGCATCGGCGCCGGCGCCGCGATCCTCGGCGTGCCGCTCGCCATCCCCATCGCCATCCTCGTGTTCCTGGGATCCTTCATCCCCTTCCTCGGCGCCATCACCACCGGCGCCCTCGCCGCGTTCGTCGCGCTCGTCTACAACGGGCCGGTCAACGCGCTCGTGATGCTCGGCGTCGTGATCCTCGTCAATCAGATCGAGGGGCACGTGCTGCAGCCGCTCGTGATGGGCAGCGCCGTCCGCGTGCACCCGCTGGGCGTCGTGCTCGCGGTCTCCACCGGCGCACTCCTCGCGGGCATCCCGGGAGCCCTGTTCGCGGTGCCGCTCGCGGCCTCGGCGAACGCGATCGTCAACACCCTGGTCAAGAAGGAATGGGAGCCGGGCACGGATCCCGTCGCGGACTACCACCAGCGCGACCAGGTACATCATCGGGCCCGCCGCCGGGCCCGTGCGCTCGCACGCCTGCGGCGCAAGGAAGGATAG
- the ilvA gene encoding threonine ammonia-lyase, with product MTEPAPAPTLEDFERALANVHRVTQRTPLETSRYLAEILGVPTVYLKCENLQRTGAYKLRGAYHRLSQLSEEERERGVVAASAGNHAQGVAFAARELGIKATIFTPLGVALPKLQATRNYGADVVLEGATFDETNAAAQAFVAETGAMFIPPFDHDAVIEGQGTVALEMLDVAPDIETIVVPIGGGGLISGVAVAAKLRAEREGRPMRIVGVQSENAAPFVPSIVAGHPVTVQTRPTIADGIAVARPGQRTFELVRDFVDEVVTVSDDDIARAIVMLLERAKLVVEPAGAAGVAAMLAGKAHVSGPTATILSGGNIDPLLLQRVIGHGLAASARYMKLRILLPDVPGQLVRTASIVAEQNANVVEVIHTRHATELPISEVELELHVETRGHEHGEAVAQALRDAGYVVRIGEKY from the coding sequence ATGACCGAGCCCGCCCCGGCTCCCACGCTCGAGGACTTCGAGCGCGCGCTCGCGAACGTGCACCGCGTCACGCAGCGCACCCCGCTCGAGACGTCCCGCTACCTCGCCGAGATCCTCGGCGTGCCCACGGTCTATCTGAAGTGCGAGAATCTGCAGCGCACGGGCGCCTACAAGCTGCGCGGGGCGTACCACCGCCTCTCGCAGCTCAGCGAGGAGGAGCGCGAGCGCGGCGTCGTCGCGGCCTCGGCCGGCAACCACGCGCAGGGCGTCGCCTTCGCCGCGCGCGAGCTCGGGATCAAGGCGACCATCTTCACCCCCCTCGGCGTGGCGCTGCCGAAGCTGCAGGCGACCCGCAACTACGGCGCGGACGTCGTGCTCGAGGGCGCGACCTTCGACGAGACGAACGCCGCGGCGCAGGCCTTCGTCGCGGAGACCGGGGCGATGTTCATCCCGCCGTTCGACCACGACGCCGTGATCGAGGGCCAGGGGACCGTCGCCCTCGAGATGCTCGACGTGGCGCCCGACATCGAGACGATCGTGGTGCCCATCGGCGGCGGCGGGCTCATCTCGGGCGTTGCGGTCGCCGCGAAGCTCCGGGCCGAGCGCGAGGGCCGTCCGATGCGGATCGTCGGCGTGCAGTCCGAGAACGCGGCGCCCTTCGTGCCGTCCATCGTCGCGGGGCACCCCGTGACGGTGCAGACGCGGCCGACGATCGCCGACGGCATCGCCGTCGCGCGCCCGGGGCAGCGCACCTTCGAGCTCGTGCGCGACTTCGTGGACGAGGTCGTCACGGTGAGCGACGACGACATCGCCCGCGCGATCGTCATGCTGCTCGAGCGCGCGAAGCTCGTCGTGGAGCCCGCCGGCGCCGCGGGCGTCGCCGCCATGCTCGCCGGCAAGGCCCACGTGAGCGGACCGACGGCGACGATCCTCTCCGGCGGCAACATCGACCCGCTGCTGCTGCAGCGCGTCATCGGTCACGGTCTCGCGGCCTCCGCCCGCTACATGAAGCTCCGGATCCTGCTGCCCGACGTGCCGGGGCAGCTCGTGCGCACGGCGTCCATCGTGGCCGAGCAGAACGCGAACGTCGTCGAGGTCATCCACACGCGCCACGCCACCGAGCTGCCCATCAGCGAGGTCGAGCTCGAGCTGCACGTCGAGACGCGCGGGCACGAGCACGGCGAAGCCGTCGCCCAGGCGCTCCGCGATGCCGGGTACGTCGTGCGCATCGGCGAGAAGTACTAG
- the greA gene encoding transcription elongation factor GreA, with the protein MAEPTQTWLTQEAYHRLKTELDELTGPGRKEIAARIEAAREEGDLKENGGYHAAKDEQGKMEARIRDLEELLKHAVVGEAPEANGVVEIGTVVTAEVFGDEERFLLGSRELADGSGLDVYSAQSPLGVAILGLGVGDETSYAAPNGNQISVKILAVDTYAG; encoded by the coding sequence ATGGCCGAGCCCACCCAGACCTGGCTGACCCAGGAGGCTTACCACCGGCTCAAGACGGAGCTGGATGAGCTGACGGGTCCCGGCCGCAAGGAGATCGCCGCGCGCATCGAGGCCGCTCGCGAGGAGGGCGACCTCAAGGAGAACGGCGGCTACCACGCCGCGAAGGACGAGCAGGGCAAGATGGAGGCGCGCATCCGCGACCTCGAGGAGCTGCTCAAGCACGCGGTCGTCGGCGAGGCGCCCGAAGCCAACGGCGTCGTCGAGATCGGCACGGTCGTCACGGCCGAGGTGTTCGGCGACGAGGAGCGCTTCCTGCTCGGCAGCCGTGAGCTCGCCGACGGCTCGGGACTCGACGTCTACAGCGCCCAGAGCCCGCTCGGCGTCGCGATCCTCGGGCTCGGCGTGGGCGATGAGACCAGCTACGCCGCGCCGAACGGCAACCAGATCTCCGTGAAGATCCTCGCCGTCGACACCTACGCCGGCTGA
- a CDS encoding DUF4307 domain-containing protein: MTQSPVGSAVPAAAGADADPHPEPSTRPAASQSLEDRYGAGRRRRVDRRVAWGAAGALVVAGVGFLLFSGWHEQNVVAVQDIGYTEVNDYSLDVKFTVSAPPNTPVACAVEALNTSKATVGWKVVEVPVTEDQDHTVTTRLVVTNPATAATARECWVIE; this comes from the coding sequence GTGACGCAGTCGCCCGTCGGGAGCGCCGTCCCTGCCGCAGCGGGCGCGGACGCCGATCCGCACCCGGAGCCCAGCACCCGGCCCGCCGCGTCGCAGTCCCTCGAGGACCGCTACGGCGCCGGCCGGAGACGGCGCGTCGACCGCCGCGTCGCGTGGGGCGCGGCCGGCGCGCTGGTCGTCGCCGGCGTCGGCTTCCTCCTCTTCAGCGGCTGGCACGAGCAGAACGTGGTCGCGGTGCAGGACATCGGCTACACCGAAGTGAACGACTACAGCCTCGACGTGAAGTTCACGGTGAGCGCTCCGCCGAACACCCCCGTCGCCTGCGCCGTGGAGGCGCTGAACACCTCCAAGGCCACCGTCGGCTGGAAGGTCGTGGAGGTGCCGGTGACCGAGGACCAGGATCACACGGTCACCACGCGCCTCGTCGTCACGAACCCCGCGACGGCCGCGACCGCCCGCGAGTGCTGGGTGATCGAATAG
- the mca gene encoding mycothiol conjugate amidase Mca: MTLRLIAVHAHPDDESSKGAATYAHYLDAGAEVLIVSCTGGERGDLLNELVARDPKSRRDLPGLRRDEMARAQEIIGFEHRWLGYQDSGLPEEGGSVTPSSFAGIPAEVSAEALVRIVREFRPHVMITYNEQGGYPHPDHIRCHEISRIAWQTSGDSEAYPEAGEPWAIKKLYYEEIFNAKRVETVYEHLLARDPDSPLIAQFAELREWMTRRAYRGTARIDVGRFFDRRDEALRAHASQVAPDSSFFFWPNELQREAWPFEDYRLAASRVATSEFEADLFQGIEEDA, from the coding sequence ATGACGCTCAGGCTGATCGCGGTGCATGCCCACCCCGACGACGAGTCCAGCAAGGGTGCCGCGACGTACGCGCACTACCTCGATGCGGGCGCCGAGGTGCTCATCGTCAGCTGCACCGGCGGCGAGCGGGGGGATCTGCTCAACGAGCTCGTCGCCCGCGACCCGAAGAGCCGGCGCGACCTGCCGGGGCTCCGTCGCGACGAGATGGCGCGGGCGCAGGAGATCATCGGATTCGAGCACCGCTGGCTCGGCTACCAGGACTCCGGGCTGCCCGAGGAGGGCGGCTCGGTGACGCCCAGCTCCTTCGCCGGGATCCCGGCCGAGGTCTCCGCGGAGGCGCTCGTGCGGATCGTGCGGGAGTTCCGTCCGCACGTCATGATCACGTACAACGAGCAGGGCGGCTACCCGCACCCGGATCACATCCGCTGCCACGAGATCAGCCGCATCGCCTGGCAGACCTCCGGCGACTCCGAGGCGTACCCCGAGGCCGGCGAGCCCTGGGCGATCAAGAAGCTCTACTACGAGGAGATCTTCAATGCGAAGCGCGTGGAGACCGTCTACGAGCATCTGCTCGCGCGGGATCCCGACTCGCCGCTCATCGCGCAGTTCGCGGAGCTGCGCGAGTGGATGACCCGTCGCGCGTACCGCGGCACGGCGCGGATCGACGTGGGCCGCTTCTTCGATCGCCGCGACGAGGCGCTGCGCGCCCACGCGAGTCAGGTCGCGCCCGACAGCTCGTTCTTCTTCTGGCCGAACGAGCTGCAGCGCGAGGCGTGGCCCTTCGAGGACTACCGGCTCGCGGCGTCGCGGGTCGCGACGAGCGAGTTCGAGGCGGATCTGTTCCAGGGGATCGAGGAGGACGCATGA
- the recQ gene encoding DNA helicase RecQ, producing the protein MPRDWEEPGSADAERWPGEAWGAPPPEGFPAPRPGGPAAPRPGDPAEPRGSVAAVPTGAAGVASVPPPADPAPVASSSRDPQVGADPREVLAEVFGYDAFRGDQEAIVRHVIGGGDAVVLMPTGGGKSICYQIPALVREGTGIVLSPLVALMHDQVAALRLAGVRAAALNSAMSLEERRDVEQAYREGRLDVLYLAPERLSAPGTVELLAQGRIALFAIDEAHCVSQWGHDFRPDYLRLGALAERWPDVPRIALTATATPETHREITERLHLQRARHFVSSFDRPNIRYRIEPKQSARAQLTAFIRGEHAEEAGIVYALSRKRVEQTAKALRDAGVDAVAYHAGLPAAERLDAQTRFLREDGVVVVATIAFGMGIDKPDVRFVAHIDLPKSIEGYYQETGRAGRDGLPAEAWLAYGLQDVVQQRQMIESGDGDQATRQNQTRHLNAMLALCEGATCRRVFLLKYFGEERAEACGNCDVCLDPPKLWDATIPAQMLLSTVIRTERERRRTYAAGQHIDVLRGVPSERATQMRLDELSTWGIGTEWSVAQWRGVVRHLLAAGILEARGEWGVLAPTEAAKPVLRGEEAVQMREEVVVRAAGTRGGRAVRGAAGEKRSAAAAELAPEQAEVFERLRAWRAGEARTQGVPGYVVFGDATLAALAVHRPANDEELLAISGIGQVKLERYGAAVLEVLAAG; encoded by the coding sequence GTGCCGCGCGACTGGGAGGAGCCCGGCTCCGCGGATGCGGAGCGCTGGCCGGGCGAGGCCTGGGGGGCGCCGCCGCCCGAGGGCTTCCCCGCGCCGCGGCCCGGTGGCCCCGCAGCGCCGCGGCCCGGTGATCCCGCCGAGCCGCGGGGCAGCGTCGCCGCCGTGCCGACCGGCGCCGCGGGCGTGGCGTCGGTCCCGCCGCCAGCGGATCCCGCACCCGTCGCGTCATCGAGTCGCGACCCCCAGGTCGGGGCGGATCCCCGCGAGGTGCTCGCGGAGGTGTTCGGCTACGACGCGTTCCGCGGCGATCAGGAGGCGATCGTCCGCCACGTGATCGGCGGGGGCGACGCCGTCGTGCTCATGCCCACGGGCGGCGGCAAATCGATCTGCTACCAGATCCCGGCGCTCGTGCGCGAGGGCACGGGCATCGTGCTCTCGCCGCTCGTCGCGCTCATGCACGACCAGGTGGCTGCGCTCCGCCTCGCGGGCGTGCGCGCCGCGGCGCTGAACTCGGCGATGTCGCTCGAGGAGCGCCGGGACGTCGAGCAGGCCTACCGCGAGGGCCGGCTCGACGTGCTGTACCTGGCCCCCGAGCGGCTCTCCGCCCCGGGAACCGTGGAACTGCTGGCGCAGGGCCGCATCGCCCTCTTCGCGATCGATGAGGCGCACTGCGTCTCGCAGTGGGGCCACGACTTCCGCCCCGACTACCTCCGCCTCGGCGCGCTCGCGGAGCGCTGGCCCGACGTGCCGCGGATCGCGCTCACGGCGACGGCGACGCCCGAGACGCACCGTGAGATCACGGAGCGGCTGCACCTGCAGCGCGCCCGCCACTTCGTCTCGAGCTTCGATCGCCCGAACATCCGCTACCGCATCGAGCCGAAGCAGAGCGCGCGTGCGCAGCTCACGGCGTTCATCCGCGGCGAGCACGCGGAGGAGGCCGGCATCGTCTACGCCCTCAGCCGCAAGCGCGTCGAGCAGACGGCGAAGGCCCTGCGCGACGCGGGCGTCGACGCGGTCGCGTACCACGCGGGACTGCCGGCCGCGGAGCGGCTGGACGCGCAGACGCGGTTCCTCCGGGAGGACGGGGTCGTGGTCGTGGCCACGATCGCCTTCGGCATGGGGATCGACAAGCCCGACGTGCGCTTCGTCGCGCACATCGACCTGCCGAAGTCGATCGAGGGGTACTACCAGGAGACCGGTCGCGCGGGGCGCGACGGCCTCCCCGCGGAGGCCTGGCTCGCCTACGGCTTGCAGGACGTGGTGCAGCAGCGCCAGATGATCGAGTCGGGCGACGGCGATCAGGCGACCCGCCAGAACCAGACGCGGCACCTGAACGCGATGCTCGCGCTCTGCGAGGGCGCGACGTGCCGGCGGGTGTTCCTGCTGAAGTACTTCGGCGAGGAGCGGGCCGAGGCGTGCGGCAACTGCGACGTCTGCCTCGATCCGCCGAAGCTGTGGGACGCCACGATCCCGGCGCAGATGCTGCTCTCCACCGTCATCCGCACGGAGCGGGAGCGGCGCCGCACCTACGCGGCCGGTCAGCACATCGACGTGCTGCGGGGCGTGCCGTCGGAGCGCGCGACGCAGATGCGCCTCGACGAGCTCTCGACCTGGGGCATCGGCACGGAGTGGTCCGTGGCGCAGTGGCGGGGCGTCGTGCGGCATCTGCTCGCCGCCGGCATCCTGGAGGCCCGGGGGGAGTGGGGCGTGCTCGCGCCGACGGAGGCGGCGAAGCCCGTGCTGCGCGGCGAGGAAGCGGTGCAGATGCGCGAGGAGGTCGTCGTCAGGGCCGCGGGGACCCGCGGCGGGCGGGCCGTGCGGGGAGCCGCGGGGGAGAAGCGCTCCGCGGCCGCGGCGGAGCTCGCGCCTGAGCAGGCCGAGGTCTTCGAGCGCCTGCGCGCCTGGCGGGCGGGGGAGGCCCGCACGCAGGGGGTGCCCGGCTACGTCGTGTTCGGCGATGCGACGCTCGCCGCGCTCGCGGTGCACCGTCCGGCAAACGACGAGGAGCTGCTCGCGATCTCCGGGATCGGCCAGGTGAAGCTCGAGCGATACGGCGCCGCCGTGCTCGAGGTGCTCGCGGCCGGGTGA
- the trhA gene encoding PAQR family membrane homeostasis protein TrhA codes for MTASGAPGPVDDAGDERAERPLPEPDRLSIPLLADALDHPHDQPRPSGSEAAEAKPRWRGWIHAGTFPVAVAAGIVLICLAHGPIAKWASAVYMLSSMLLFGVSALYHRFNWKPSTKQVFRRLDHANIFLLIAGTYTPIALLALPLEKGVLLLVLVWAGALLGIGFRVFWIGAPRWLYVPLYVLLGWAAIMFIVDIFRANPATMILVVVGGLLYTLGSVVYGIKRPNPVPGVFGFHEIFHALTVLAFLCHWAAALLIALDPVYLR; via the coding sequence ATGACTGCCAGCGGCGCACCCGGTCCCGTCGACGACGCCGGCGACGAGCGCGCCGAGCGCCCTCTTCCGGAGCCCGATCGGCTCTCGATCCCGCTCCTCGCCGACGCGCTCGACCACCCGCACGATCAGCCGCGACCGTCCGGGTCGGAGGCGGCCGAGGCGAAACCGCGCTGGCGCGGCTGGATCCACGCCGGCACGTTCCCCGTCGCGGTCGCCGCGGGCATCGTGCTCATCTGCCTCGCGCACGGCCCGATCGCGAAATGGGCGTCGGCCGTCTACATGCTCTCGAGCATGCTGCTCTTCGGCGTGTCCGCGCTCTACCACCGCTTCAACTGGAAGCCGAGCACCAAGCAGGTGTTCCGCCGCCTGGACCACGCGAACATCTTCCTGCTCATCGCGGGCACGTACACGCCGATCGCGCTGCTCGCGCTGCCGCTCGAGAAGGGCGTGCTGCTGCTCGTGCTGGTGTGGGCGGGGGCGCTGCTCGGGATCGGGTTCCGGGTGTTCTGGATCGGGGCGCCGCGCTGGTTGTACGTGCCGCTGTACGTGCTGCTCGGCTGGGCGGCCATCATGTTCATCGTCGACATCTTCCGCGCCAACCCCGCGACGATGATCCTTGTCGTCGTCGGCGGCCTGCTCTACACGCTGGGATCGGTCGTGTACGGCATCAAGCGCCCGAATCCCGTTCCCGGCGTGTTCGGCTTCCACGAGATCTTCCACGCGCTGACCGTGCTGGCGTTCCTCTGCCACTGGGCCGCCGCGCTGCTCATCGCGCTCGACCCCGTGTATCTGCGGTAG
- a CDS encoding isoprenyl transferase, with product MNAQPSPREPAPPRTGLLYRLYQRRLRREIDPARVPHHIAIIVDGNRRWAKQRLQERAAFGHRAGALKVPEFLGWCEAAGVGTVTLYLLSADNLRARDRQELEDLTGIIAVLAAQLAEHPGWRVKHVGSCDGLPEELATALAEAEASTAGRDGLHINLAVGYGGRSEITEAVRSVIAEHQAAGGGIETLAERLTPEMIGEHLWTRGQADPDLVIRTSGEQRLSDFMIWQSAHSEFYFVEALYPDLREVDFLRALRDYSSRHRRLGG from the coding sequence GTGAACGCCCAGCCCTCGCCGCGGGAGCCCGCGCCCCCGCGCACCGGTCTGCTCTACCGGCTGTACCAGCGCCGGCTGCGCCGCGAGATCGATCCCGCGCGGGTGCCGCACCACATCGCGATCATCGTCGACGGCAACCGCCGCTGGGCGAAGCAGCGGCTCCAGGAGCGCGCGGCCTTCGGCCACCGCGCCGGCGCGCTGAAGGTGCCGGAGTTCCTCGGCTGGTGCGAGGCCGCGGGGGTCGGAACGGTGACGCTGTACCTGCTCTCGGCCGACAATCTGCGGGCTCGGGATCGGCAGGAGCTCGAGGACCTCACCGGGATCATCGCGGTGCTCGCCGCCCAGCTCGCCGAGCACCCCGGGTGGCGGGTGAAGCACGTCGGCAGCTGCGACGGTCTCCCCGAGGAGCTCGCGACCGCGCTCGCCGAGGCCGAGGCGAGCACCGCGGGGCGCGACGGCCTGCACATTAACCTCGCGGTCGGCTACGGCGGGCGCAGCGAGATCACCGAGGCCGTGCGCAGCGTCATCGCCGAGCATCAGGCGGCCGGCGGCGGCATCGAGACGCTGGCCGAGCGGCTCACCCCGGAGATGATCGGCGAGCACCTCTGGACGCGCGGGCAGGCCGACCCCGACCTCGTCATCCGCACCTCGGGGGAGCAGCGCCTCTCGGACTTCATGATCTGGCAGTCGGCGCACTCGGAGTTCTACTTCGTGGAGGCCCTCTACCCGGACCTGCGGGAGGTCGACTTCCTGCGCGCGCTGCGCGACTACTCGTCCCGGCACCGGAGACTCGGAGGATGA
- a CDS encoding SDR family NAD(P)-dependent oxidoreductase yields MRNAALPDLGGMRVLVTGASGGIGGGIARRFVAAGARVAVHYSGTSAASEARALALVDELRERAAARRDAATGGDAATGGDAAAGGADRGAAVAVGADLARPGAAAELVAEAAEALGGLDGLVNNAGIQPLAKIAETSRAAWDEVLATNLGAVFELSREAAALMADPAADPDADADAAGAVRAGAVRAGAVGTEAGAHADRWITHIASIEASRPAPAHAHYAAAKAGVVMHARAAALELGPLGIRVNTVSPGLVDRPGLAEAWPEGVASWLARAPLRRLATAEDVGDACVLLASPAASFITGQDLAVDGGMLATPGW; encoded by the coding sequence ATGCGGAACGCGGCTCTGCCTGATCTCGGCGGCATGCGGGTGCTCGTGACCGGCGCCTCGGGCGGCATCGGCGGCGGCATCGCGCGCCGCTTCGTCGCCGCGGGAGCGCGCGTCGCCGTGCACTACAGTGGAACGTCGGCGGCCTCCGAGGCTCGCGCGCTCGCGCTCGTCGACGAGCTCCGGGAGCGCGCTGCGGCGCGCCGCGACGCCGCGACGGGGGGCGACGCCGCGACGGGGGGCGACGCCGCGGCGGGAGGCGCGGATCGCGGCGCCGCCGTGGCGGTCGGGGCGGATCTGGCGCGTCCGGGAGCCGCCGCGGAGCTCGTCGCGGAGGCGGCCGAGGCGCTCGGCGGTCTCGACGGCCTCGTCAACAACGCCGGCATCCAGCCGCTCGCCAAGATCGCCGAGACGAGTCGGGCCGCATGGGACGAGGTTCTCGCGACGAACCTCGGCGCCGTCTTCGAGCTGTCGCGCGAGGCCGCGGCGCTGATGGCGGATCCCGCCGCGGATCCCGATGCCGATGCCGATGCCGCCGGCGCCGTGCGTGCCGGCGCCGTGCGTGCCGGCGCCGTGGGCACCGAGGCCGGCGCGCACGCGGATCGCTGGATCACCCACATCGCGTCGATCGAGGCGAGCCGGCCGGCGCCGGCGCACGCGCACTACGCCGCGGCGAAGGCCGGGGTCGTCATGCACGCGCGCGCGGCGGCGCTCGAGCTCGGCCCGCTCGGCATCCGCGTGAACACGGTGTCGCCCGGGCTCGTCGATCGGCCCGGGCTCGCCGAGGCCTGGCCGGAGGGCGTCGCGAGCTGGCTCGCCCGCGCGCCGCTCCGCCGCCTCGCGACCGCCGAGGACGTCGGCGACGCCTGCGTGCTGCTCGCCTCGCCCGCGGCGTCCTTCATCACCGGTCAGGATCTCGCGGTCGACGGCGGCATGCTCGCGACCCCCGGGTGGTAG
- a CDS encoding amidohydrolase — MSREQPTETVLRADAMLTPEGPVANAELAFDARGRISYAGKARPGVSASHELTGHVLMPGLVNGHTHSAMTLLRGVSDDEGFMPWLAAVQALEQHLGHEDVVAGLELALVEMIETGTTAFADMYHWDETLIERVRASGMRALVAPASFAPETVGFPGVSPWTGADATAETERLAERFRGDPQIRVAYGPHAPYTCPPEFLRELAARAVERGIPIHTHVSESAAEVEQIRERYGATPGEHLDALGLFAAEVLAAHCVHLTPGEISLFARTGTAVSHNPVSNLKLGCGIAPLPEWQRAGLRVSLGTDSVASNNSLDLFEEIKTATILHRGARQDAAIVRAADVLDIATRGGAAAIGFAETGALEVGRLADVIALDVTGSAATPFDPAALVSHLGFAARGADVRHVFIGGRHVYADGAHLTLDAAAIRERAAAAAARLRAQAAA; from the coding sequence ATGAGCAGAGAACAGCCCACGGAGACCGTCCTGCGCGCCGACGCGATGCTGACCCCCGAGGGGCCCGTCGCGAATGCGGAGCTCGCCTTCGACGCGCGGGGACGGATCAGCTACGCCGGGAAGGCGCGGCCCGGCGTCTCCGCGAGTCACGAGCTCACCGGCCACGTGCTGATGCCGGGGCTCGTGAACGGGCACACCCACTCGGCGATGACGCTGCTGCGCGGCGTGTCCGACGACGAGGGGTTCATGCCGTGGCTCGCCGCCGTGCAGGCGCTCGAGCAGCACCTCGGGCACGAGGACGTCGTGGCGGGGCTCGAGCTCGCGCTCGTGGAGATGATCGAGACGGGCACGACGGCCTTCGCCGACATGTACCACTGGGACGAGACGCTCATCGAGCGCGTGCGGGCCTCGGGGATGCGCGCGCTCGTCGCGCCGGCGTCATTCGCGCCCGAGACGGTCGGCTTCCCCGGGGTCTCCCCGTGGACCGGCGCCGATGCGACGGCCGAGACCGAGCGGCTCGCGGAGCGCTTCCGCGGGGATCCGCAGATCCGCGTGGCCTACGGGCCCCACGCGCCCTACACCTGCCCGCCCGAGTTCCTCCGGGAGCTCGCGGCGCGCGCGGTGGAGCGGGGCATCCCGATCCACACCCACGTCTCCGAATCGGCGGCGGAGGTCGAGCAGATCCGGGAGCGCTACGGGGCCACCCCGGGCGAGCACCTCGACGCCCTCGGGCTCTTCGCGGCCGAGGTGCTCGCGGCGCACTGCGTCCACCTCACCCCCGGCGAGATCTCGCTCTTCGCCCGCACCGGCACGGCCGTGAGCCACAACCCGGTCTCCAATCTCAAGCTCGGCTGCGGCATCGCGCCGCTGCCGGAGTGGCAGCGCGCGGGTCTGCGCGTCTCGCTCGGCACGGACTCGGTCGCGAGCAACAACTCGCTCGACCTGTTCGAGGAGATCAAGACCGCGACGATCCTGCATCGCGGCGCGCGGCAGGACGCCGCGATCGTGCGCGCCGCGGACGTGCTCGACATCGCGACCCGCGGGGGCGCCGCCGCCATCGGCTTCGCCGAGACCGGGGCGCTCGAAGTCGGGCGCCTGGCCGACGTCATCGCGCTCGACGTGACCGGATCGGCGGCGACGCCGTTCGACCCGGCGGCCCTCGTCTCCCATCTCGGATTCGCGGCGCGGGGCGCGGACGTGCGCCATGTCTTCATCGGCGGCCGCCACGTCTACGCCGACGGCGCGCACCTCACCCTCGACGCGGCGGCGATCCGCGAGCGCGCGGCCGCGGCGGCCGCGCGCCTGCGTGCGCAGGCGGCGGCGTGA